TGCCCCTGTAATAGCCGCATTCGTTACAGGCCCGGTAGGTCTCTACCGGCTCCCCGCAGTGGGGGCAGGTTGTCAGCGAAGGTCCACGCAACGCGCCCAGCCACTGGGCCTTCCGTTTCCTGGCCCGCTGGCGCGATGTCTTCCTCTTCGGCACTGCCATGGTTACTCCCCTCCTTTATCCGCTTCGGGAAACTGCTGTTTGAGCTTTTCGAGCTGTTCCAGTCGTGGGTCGATCTCCTGCCCGGAACAGGTGCACTCCTCTGTGTTGAGATCCGCGCCGCAGGTCGGACAGATCCCCTTGCAGTCCTTTGTACAGAGCACTGCAGGGGGAAGGACCTCAACCAGGCACTCCCAGACGAGAGGTGCGATGTTCAGGGTTTCCGGCCACGAGTCAACCAGGATGAAGTGCTCTTCATCGTCAAAACCTTGGTCCTCGTCGTTCTCTGCACGGGACTTCAGCACATAAAAATACAGGAAATCACTCTGCAGTGCAAGCTCTACAGGCCGGAGACAGCGGGAACAGGGAACCACCGCCGCGCCCTCCACGTGGAGCTGCACCTGGAAGACCCCCTGCTCCCACCGTGTCGTCGCCCCTGCCGTAATGCCCTGGGGAAAGCTGTACTCCTGGCCCCAGTAGGCGATGGCAAAGTGTTCTGTCGATGACCACTCATACCGCTCTTCCTGCGGTGCGTCCACAAGGCCGGGTCGCACCGGGAAATCCCAATATGGGGGAGCCGATGTATACGCCATAGTTCGCCCCCCTTTCTTTGATGTTATCAGTGCCGGGCCGGGCCTGCCACGCCCCTGCTAGCCCTTGACGAGCGCCCAGGTGTCGCTGGCGATCACATACTCCTCGTTGGTGGGGATCACCATCAGGGCCACCGAGGAATCCTCCGTGCTGATCACGGCCTCCTCGCCGCGGATATTGTTCTTTGCGGGGTCAAAATGGGCACCCAGGAACCCGAGCTGTTCGCCCACCTTCCTGCGCAGCACATCGCTGTTTTCGCCGATACCGGCGGTGAAGACGACGGCATCCAGACCGCCCATGGCGGCCGCGTAGGCGCCGATGTACTTCCGCACGCTGTAGCAGAGCATCTCCTGGGCGAGGGAGGCCCGTTCGTCACCCTTTTCCGCGGCCTCCTCGATGTCCCGGAGGTCGCTGCCGATCCCGGAGACCCCCTTCAGGCCGCTCTCCTTGTGCAGGATGTGGCTGACCTCCTTGATGCTCAGCTCCTCCTCTTCCATAAGGTGCAGGACGGCCACCGGGTCGATGTCGCCGCACCGGGTCCCCATGAGAATCCCGGGGACCGTCCCGAAGCCGAGGCTCGTGTCGTAGCTCCTGCCGCCCTTGACGGCCGTGATGGAGCTTCCGTTGCCCAGGTGGCAGGTAACGATGCGGAGGTCCTTCTCGTCTTTGCCGAGCATCTCGGCAGCCCGCCTGGCCACGAAGGAGTGGCTCGTGCCGTGGAATCCGTAGCGTCTGATGGCGTACTTCTTGTAGTACTCGTAGGGAAGTCCGTACATATAGGAATGTTTGGGCATGGTCTGGTGGAAGGCTGTATCGAAGAC
The nucleotide sequence above comes from Synergistales bacterium. Encoded proteins:
- a CDS encoding DUF177 domain-containing protein, whose translation is MAYTSAPPYWDFPVRPGLVDAPQEERYEWSSTEHFAIAYWGQEYSFPQGITAGATTRWEQGVFQVQLHVEGAAVVPCSRCLRPVELALQSDFLYFYVLKSRAENDEDQGFDDEEHFILVDSWPETLNIAPLVWECLVEVLPPAVLCTKDCKGICPTCGADLNTEECTCSGQEIDPRLEQLEKLKQQFPEADKGGE
- a CDS encoding acetate kinase, which codes for MKVLVLNCGSSSLKYQLFDMTTEDVLCKGLVERIGIDGSRIKHEKNGSEKKFVDVDIPNHKKGVSEVLALLQSPEDGVLQSLDELKAVGHRVVHGGEHFSQSVIVDDKVFAAIEECIPLAPLHNPANLTGIRAMHEVLPETPQVAVFDTAFHQTMPKHSYMYGLPYEYYKKYAIRRYGFHGTSHSFVARRAAEMLGKDEKDLRIVTCHLGNGSSITAVKGGRSYDTSLGFGTVPGILMGTRCGDIDPVAVLHLMEEEELSIKEVSHILHKESGLKGVSGIGSDLRDIEEAAEKGDERASLAQEMLCYSVRKYIGAYAAAMGGLDAVVFTAGIGENSDVLRRKVGEQLGFLGAHFDPAKNNIRGEEAVISTEDSSVALMVIPTNEEYVIASDTWALVKG
- the rpmF gene encoding 50S ribosomal protein L32, whose translation is MAVPKRKTSRQRARKRKAQWLGALRGPSLTTCPHCGEPVETYRACNECGYYRGRKVTKGAADEDEE